The genomic segment ACCTGCGGTTCAACGGTGGTGGCCCCTTCCAAGCCGGTGAGTACCAGCTGGCACGCAACATGGGCATGGGCGACGTCGTCGAGGTGCTCGAACGGGGCCCGCGCGCCACGGTGGCCGGACGGCTCACGGTCCCCGAGGGCCTGGTCCTCGACGAGATCGTCCAGGTGATCGGGCGAGACGAGGCCTTCGACGCCGACGCCTTCCGAGAGGTCATCGAGGCCGGCGAGGTCCGCTCGCGCTACCAGCCCGACGGCAAGCCGCTCGAAGGGCTCCTCTTCCCCGAGACCTACACCCTCGACGGCCGGGAGGACGAGGCCGTGCTGCTCCGGCGGATGGTGGCCTCCTTCGACGCCACCCTCGACGAGCTGGGCTATGCCGAGGCCGAGCAGCGGGTGGGCCTCACGCCCTACGAGGTCGTGATCGTGGCCTCGCTCATCGAGGCGGAGGCCAAGGCCGACGAGGACCGGGCCAAGATCAGCCGGGTCATCCACAACCGCCTCGAGGAGGGCATGACCCTCGGGATCGACGCCACCTTCTACTACGCCCTCGGCCGGCGGGGCGGCAGCCTCACTCAGTCCGACCTGGCCATCGACTCGCCCTACAACACCCGCCAGAACGCCGGTCTGGTGCCTACCCCGATCGGGGCCCCCGGCCGGGCGTCGCTCGACGCCGCCCTCAACCCCGAGGACGGGCCGTGGCTCTACTACGTCCTCAAGGACCCGCGCGTCCACTCGTTCTCCGAGGACTACAACGACTTCCTGCGTGATCGGCGCGCGGCCCAGGAAGCCGG from the Acidimicrobiales bacterium genome contains:
- the mltG gene encoding endolytic transglycosylase MltG translates to MSEIFFDQDDERGASRGPVLAGDEGADDDPAFLHDDEDVRYVDDGGGGGRVGRVLTVLGVVAIVGLIGAALVGVWVQRQINPPGGPGEEIVLVIPEGSSTTAIGQMLEAEGVISDSQIFRFYLRFNGGGPFQAGEYQLARNMGMGDVVEVLERGPRATVAGRLTVPEGLVLDEIVQVIGRDEAFDADAFREVIEAGEVRSRYQPDGKPLEGLLFPETYTLDGREDEAVLLRRMVASFDATLDELGYAEAEQRVGLTPYEVVIVASLIEAEAKADEDRAKISRVIHNRLEEGMTLGIDATFYYALGRRGGSLTQSDLAIDSPYNTRQNAGLVPTPIGAPGRASLDAALNPEDGPWLYYVLKDPRVHSFSEDYNDFLRDRRAAQEAGLIP